The sequence TCCAGCCAGAGACGCCCGGCAAACTCCCGGCGAAAGGCCATGAGGCCGCTTATGATCTGGGGCAAACTGAGGCGGGGATGGGGCCGGTTAATCCGCCGGAAAGTGGCTTCAATGGCCGTATCCAGGGACGGGAGTACCAGATCCGCTTGAGCCGCCTCCCGGCGCACCTCCGGCAGATGGAGCAACGCCCCGTTGGTCAAAAGCGCCACCGGTAGATCGGTCAGGGCCTTGATGCCGGCGATGATCTCCCCCAGGCCGGCATTGAGGGTGGGTTCGCCGGAGCCCGCCAGGGTGATGACTTCAGGCGCGGTGGGATTTTCCCTAAGATAGGTATCCAGCTCTTCAAGGATGGCCTGGGGGCTCATGAAGGCGCGGCGGGACACCGTCAGGTGGGTGGTGGGTCCCACCTCGCAATAGACACAGTCAAAACAGCAGGTTTTGGGCGGCACCAGGTCCACCCCCAGCGACCGTCCCAGCCGCCGGGAGGGCACCGGCCCGAACAGGAAGGACATGGCTAAAAGCAGCCCAATTGGCAGTTGATGATTTTGATTTTCAGTTCATTGAGCAGGTGCCCCAACTCCGCCCGGGACACCCCCAGTTCGTCCGCCAGCTTGAAGGCCGCGGCACAGGTGATCTTGCCTTGCGGCGCCGCGGCCCGGATCTTGGCCGCCATCTCTTCCCGGGTCATGTCTGTCACCAGAGTTCCCACAGGTTAGCCATTCACCACCATAGCCCAGCAGCCCGGCAAAATCAAGGCACCTCTGGCTTTTGAAGCGTGCATAACAGAAAAAATACAGATTCGCTTGGCCCTGCCCCGCCACCGAGGGGCAAGGATTTACGCCGGCACCCGCAGCACCCGGAAACAGGCCTGGGTGAGCTCGTCGGCCAGTTCCGAGAGATCCCGGCGGACCCGGCCGTAAATCTTGAAGACCGCCACCTGCAGCACCACCCCCAGGACCATGGCCGCGGCCACCTCGGGGTCGCAGCGGGGTACCTCACCTTCCGCCATGCCCCGGGCCACCAGCTCCCGCACCACCGTCACCGGGTTGGCCATGTCCTCCGTCACTTTGTGGAGCTGGGCATGCTGGGCCAGGAGCAAGTAACTGAAGAGCAACGGATCCCGGTCAAAAAACTCACAGAACCGCCGGACCATGGCCGCCAACCGGGCCTGGAAGCCGTCTTTCCCCCGGGCCAGCTCCTCCAGCTCCCGGGCGAAGGCCATGAAATTACCGGCAAAAAGCTCCCAAGCCAGATCCTCCTTGCTGACAAAATGGCGGTAGAGCGTCCCCTCCGCCACCCCCGCAGCCTGGGAGATGTCCCGCACCGTGGCCTCAGTAATGCCCTTTTCCACAAAGAGCCTGAGGGCACTGCGGGTGATCCGTTCCTTGGTGCGATGCCCGTCACGCATAATATTTAATGTGAACGCTCACTCATTATAGAAACACCGCCCCTCTGAAGGCAAGGAAAAATTTCCCCCGCCATTATTTTCCCAGCCCCCGGCCCTTGCTATGATGAGGCCGTGGCACACGGCTCTGGGAGAGGGGGCCAGGGGTCGTGGACCCCTGCCCCCTCTCCCAGCCCCTCTCCCCCAACCCCTTACAGGGGGTTGGGAGGGGAGAGGGGAGGGCGGGGGAGCCACCGCTCCCCCGGCCCTCCCCTCACAATAAAATTTATGCCAAGGAGGAGTGATGAAAGTCCTGGCCATATCCGGTTCCCCCCGCCCTCGGGGCAACACCTATACCCTGCTCACCCATGCCCTGGACATTCTGGCCTCTGGGGGCTTGGAGACCCAGTATGTGTCCCTGCACGACAAGGAGATCCGCCCCTGCCTGGCCTGTGAGAAATGCGCCACCGACAAGAACCGCTGCGCCCAGGAGGACGATTTCAATGAACTTTACCAGCTGATGGCCGCGGCCGATGCCCTGCTGGTGGGCTCCCCGGTGTATTTCGGTTCCGCCACCCCCAATCTCATGGCCCTGCTGGACCGGGCCGGCTACGTGGCCCGCATGGGCGACAATCCCTTCCACCGCAAAGTGGGCTCCCCCATCGTGGTGGCCCGCCGGGCCGGCGTCAACTTCACCTACGCCCAACTGCTCTTTTTCTTCATCATCAGCGGCATGATCGTCCCCGGCTCCACCTACTGGCCCATCGCCTACGGCCGCACCCCCGGTGAAGTCACCAAAGACGAGGAAGGCCTCAAAACCATCACCGACCTGGCCCACAACCTCGCCTGGCTGCTGAAGAAGCTGGCCTGAGGAGCGGGGGGAGGGCCAGGGAGCGGTGGCTCCCTGCCCTCCCCCCGCGCCCCCCACCCAACCCTTTATGGGTTTGGGGGTGGGGGCGTGGGGGAGGGCGTAAGGGCCTGCGGCCCTTAGCCCCCTCCCCCACTCTCACCGGCCCGCCTTAAGGCGGGCGGTGATGGTGGGGAAGTAGTCGGCTTTGGTGTGGGGGAGGAAGAGGGCGGAGATGTATTGGTCCATGTAGCTGGGGACTTCGGAGAGTTCGAAGTTGGTCATCATGTCGGCGACGCGGCGTTCCTCTTCCAGGAGTTCTCGGGAGAAGGCCAGCAGGGTGGCGCCCATGAGCGAGGCGTTGCCCACGAATTGGAAGCAGTCCCGGGGCAGGTCGGGGAGGAGGCCGATGGTGATGGCGTTTTCCAGGTTGATGAAGCTGCCGAAGGCGCCGGCCAGGATGACCTGTTGGAGGTCGCTGAGTTTGAGGCCGACGCTGTCCAGCAGGGTGAGGTAGCCGGCGAACATGGCGGCCTTGGCTCGCATGAGGTTGTCGATGTCCAGTTCGCTCAAGGTGAGGTCTTCGCCGCTGTCGGTGTCGCTGCCCCAGGCGAGCACGTATTCCCGGCCGTTTTCCGAGTCCCGGAGGCGGGGGGTGTTGAGGTCGTCCCGGAATTTGCCGTTGGGGAGCACGATGCCCGCCTCCATGAGGGCGGCCAGGAGGTTGATGAGGCCGGAGCCGCAGATGCCCTTGGGTTTGGCCATATCGATGGTCATGAACATGGGCTCGTAAGTTTCCGGGTTGATGGTGACTTCCTCCACCGCGCCTTTGGCGGCCCGCATGCCGGCCCGGATGCCGCCGCCTTCGAAGGCGGGGCCGGCGGAGCAGGCGGCGCAGGCCAGCCATTCCTGGTTGCCGATGACGATCTCGCCGTTGGTGCCAATGTCGATATAGAGGGTGAGCTTGGGTTCCTTATAGATGCCGCTGGCCAAAACGCCGCTGACAATGTCGCCGCCCACGTAGCTGGAGACCGAGCTGACGCAGTAGATGAAGACGTGTTCCGGCAGCTCCAGGCCCAGGTGCCGGGCCCGGACCGGCGGGATGTGGCAGGCGGTGGGCGTGTAGGGGCTTAAGCGGATGTATTTGGGGTCAATGGCGTAAAAGAGGTGGGTCATGGTGGTGTTGGCCGCCAGGGTGAGGTGGGAGATGTCCTCGGCGGCCAGGCGGTGTTTCTTGAGCAACCCGGCGATGATGCGGTTTAGGGTGGTCACCACCGCCTTTTGCAGGGTGGCGAGACCCCCCTCTTTCTGGCTGTAGAGGATGCGGCTGATGACGTCGTCGCCGTAGGCCATCTGGCCGTTGTAGTCGGCGGCCTGGCCGATGATCTCGCCCTGGGCCAGATCCAGGAGCTGCACCCAGACGGTGGTGGTGCCGATGTCCACCGCCAGGGCGTAGTGCCGGGCGGTGGTGTCGCCGGCCTCCAGATTGACCAACCGGGGGTTGCGGGAGCGGCGCTGGGCAAAATCCAGGGTGGCGGTGACGGCAAAGTTTTCCTGGCGCATGACCCGGGCCAGCTTGCGCACCAGGAGGAAGTCCAGGGTGAGGTTGTTCAGGCCGTGCTGCCGGGCCAAGCCCCCTTCCAGCCGGGAGAGATCGCAGAGGTTGTCCGCCAGGCTGGGGGGCGGCAGCTGCAGGAATTTTTTCTGGAAGGCGGGGTCATAAAGGCCCTGGGCCTTAAGGGCGGGGATGTCGATGGGGGCGGGGCGCAGGGACAGCCCGGCCCGGCGGCGGGTGATGGTCCGCTTGTCCAGGAGGGATTCGGGGGGGATGCGCACCACCACGTCGGAGAGGACCCGGCATTGACAGGCCTGGCGGTAGCCCTGCTGCCATTCCTCCCGGGTGAGGAGGGTGGTTTCGGGGCAGTCCACCTTGCCGGCCTCCAGGATGACGCGGCATTTGCCGCAGACCCCGGCGCCGCCGCAGGAGGCGTTGATGTGGACGCCGGCCGCCAGGGCCGCCTTCAGGAGATTGGCGCCCTCCTCCACCTCCACGGTGAGGTCATAGGGCAGGAAGGTAATCCGCTTAGTCATGGTGCACACTGAATTCCCTAGGGGAGATTGGATGATTCTGCCGGTGGGGGAGCAATTCGGCCACTGCCCGGATCACCGAGCCAGGAGAGATGGATTCCATGCAGACCGACTTGTCATAAGGACAATGGTAATAAATTTTCTCATAAGTGTAACAGGGGTAACAATCTGTTGTGCCGTGGATAATTTTCACATTATGGTGTTTCGGTGCGTAAAGGTGGGCATCCGCCCGGCCAAAGAGCATGACGGTGGGTTTTCCCAGGGCGATGGCCATGTGGCTGGCGCCGGTGTCTCCGCCGATAAACACCTCGCACCCGGCAATCAAGGCCGCCAGCTCCCGGAGGGTCGTTTTTCCCAGCAAGGGAAAGACCCTAGGGTCGGAAAAGACCGGCGAGGACAGCATTTCTCCCAAACAGTCAGCGTCCTGGCGGGTGCCGGTGAGAAGCAGAGTAAACTGGGGATAGTCGTTTTGGAGCAACCGAATCAGTTCCGGCCAGCGATACCAGAGGTTTTCCCGGTTGCGGGCGCCGGGGTGCAAAATAATGTAACTTCTTTCCTTTAAATGGAAAGTGAGCAATGTCTGGTGGATTTCAAGGGGAGGAAGGTGAATTTCCATCTGGCGGTGAGGAATAGTCACACTTAATTCTTCCATGATCTCAGCATAATAATCCACGATGTATTGGCCCTTATAGGGAATTACCTGATCGTGCAGCCAGGAAAAGTCATGCAGCAGAAAATGCCCCACTTGATGCTGATTCTGACGGGCAACTCGCAGTTTTGCCCTTAAAAAGCGAAAGACAAAGCTCCACCAGAACAATGTGGAATAATCTATAAGGATATCATATTTGGCATTAAGATTTTTAATAACAAAAGATAAGGCCTGAGGGTAATTATTAACTAAAATAAGATTATCAATATAAGGATTATTTTGAAGAAGTGAGAAGGCTGAAAAATCATTTATGATAACTGTTATATTAATTTTCGGAAATCTTTGTTTCAATTCACGATAAATAGGTGTAAGAAAAAGACAGTCTCCTATATAAAAACATGAAATGAAAATAATGCTTTCATTTCCGCAAATCTTTTTGTGACCTTCTTTTCTCTTGACAAAAAATCCTAAAAATCTGTAAATCAGGTAGCCGATATCCTTAATGAAGGTCTTAAAATATTCATTGAAAGAAGGCATTAAATTAATCAATCCCCGGTTTGCAAAGGGTTGGAGCAGTGAGGCCGCCGCCTTTCGCCGCTTCAAGTGGCCCCGGAAACGGCCAGGAAGATGGCTGTCAGGCCAAAGTTCCTGAGCAAGAGGAGGTTTTAAGTAATTCTTCCCCAACTCTTGCCAGATTACGCACAATATAGCAAAACCTGGGCGTGGTGTGGAAAAAAACGCAAGCTGCCGCAGGGGGACCGCAGCCCTTTTGAAGGCATTGTATGATCGCCTCCTTGATGCCTTTGGGCCTCAGGGCTGGTGGCCAGGGGAGACGCCCTTCGAGGTGGCCCTGGGGGCCATCCTCACCCAGAACACCAACTGGCAGAATGTTGCCCGGGTCCTGGAGAATCTCAAGGCCCGGGGACTTTTGGACCCCTTCCGTCTGTACGAGTTGCCCGCGGCGGAGCTGGCCGCTCTCCTGCGACCGGCGGGCTATTACAACGTCAAGGCCGAGCGGGTCCGTCACTTTCTGGCTTTTCTCCTGGAGCGGGCCGGGGGCTCCCTGGCCCGGCTGGCCGAGGAGCCGTTGGAGGCTCTCCGGCCCGCCCTTCTCACGGTCAAAGGCGTGGGCCCGGAGACCGCGGACAGCATCCTCCTTTATGCCCTGAATAAACCCACGTTCGTGGTGGATGCCTATACTTTACGGGTGCTGTCCCGCCATGCTTTGGTGCCAGAGCGCCTCCCTTACGAGGACCTGCGCCGGCTGTTCATGGACCATCTGCCTCCCGAGGTCCCTCTCTACCAGGAATTTCATGCCCTGCTGGTCAGGCTGGGGAAGGAATTTTGCCGCCCCCGGCCCCGCTGTGCCGGCTGTCCGGCGGCGGGCTGGCCACAACTTCAGCTTCGCAATATCTCTGGCCCAGTTATTGCATAATCCCGATGCAAAGGAAAGGCTTATGGCATACCTGGGCAGCGAGCTGGAGCTGGTGGCATGGGCGTGGGGGGGGGAGGTGGGCGAGAGCCTGGATACCTGGCTGGTGAGCGGTCCGGAGGACGGCGATCTGGGCGAGCCTTCAATTGAGGACTCCCCCCGGGGCTTCATCATCCGCAACTGGTTCGGGCCGTTCCTGCTGGGGCCGGCCAGCCGTTATCTGCGGGGCCGGTGCTGAGGCGGCGCCTGGGCCGGGGCCGCTTGCGGGGCAAGAAAGGGAGGAGAGGCGGGAGGCGGTGAGCTTAAGGTGAAACGGCAGGCATGGTATCCTGGGGGTCAAGGCGCCGCTGAGCCGGGAAGGGCAGCCTAAGAGGCCATCTTCGCAAGGGGGGCTCCGGGACACCGGGCACGCCGGTGACTCCCTTGGAGGACCGAGAGGCTTGCTCTTTTGAACCGCCGCCGGACTGGGCAGATGCCCCGAAAGGGGGACCAGGAGGGGTTCCAGTAAGCGTATCCGCCGGAGGGGCTAGGGGGCTCCCCAGGCGAGGGGTGCGGGTGACCCGGGCGGCAGGGGGGCTTCTCCGACAAAGCGGAGGAGGCGCGCCCTTTTGCAGCCCCGGGGTAGGCAGTGGACCCCGGGCGTGCTACCATAGACAGCCGGAAAGGCGTAAACGACTCCAGTTTGTTCACTGCCATGAACATCATTGCCCTGACCCGCCACTCGCCTGTGGCCCTGGAGGAGGCCCTGAGACAGGTGCCTCTGCTTCACCAGCCGGAAATCCGGATCTATGAGCGGGCCCTCATCACGCTGGAGACCATCCACCCCGATTGCCTGAACCCGCCGCAGAACTATGTCTGGCTTAAGGAGCTCAAAAAAGTCCAGGAACTGCGCTGGAGCCTCAGGGAATGGGGGGTGGACCTCTTCCGCCTGGACGGCTATGTCACCTTTACCGTCAGGCACCCTGACGGCAGCGAGGGGGTCTATGACGTCTATCCCCCCATTGTGGAGGAATCCTTTGAGGCCGACGGCCGGGTGGCCCTGATCATCAACGACGGCATGCACCGGGTCTATCTGGCCCGGCTGGAGTGGGTCATCCCCCAGGTGGTCTATATCCGGGGGGTGCCCAAGGAATATCCCTATTACGCTTTCCCTCGGCCCGAGGGCTGGCAGGGCATCGAGATCCTGGCGGACAATCCGGATCCGGCCCGCTATCTGAAAAAATGCCACCGGACCCGGGACAACAAACGCCTCTACCGGGACTTTCAGGCGGTGTTCAAGAATGTCGGCCGCTCCCGCAGCGCCCTGCTTGGCGGAGGATCACAGGGGGACCCGGCCAGGGGCTGACGGTGGCGAAGAACCGGCCGGCGTCATGGGGGCCCTGGCAGGAGGCAGGGTTGGGCCGGGCGAGCAGATGGGTAAGTGAGGAGAGAGAAAGGACTTCCCAGAAATTGCCAGAGACGGCTTGGCGGGGAGAAGGCCCCAAGGCGAGTGGAGGCAGGGGTGGGGGAGGCCCAGGGCCGATGCCGGCTGAGTAACTACCGGGCGCCGAAGCCTAAGAGAGACTTCAGGCTCGCAGCCTGATGCCGCCCCAGAAAACGGCGTCGGTCAGGCCGGAAGCAGGGGTGTTGCCCCAGGAGGAGGTTCCGGCGGACGGTCTCACCCCCGGGTCGGGCCAGAAGGGCCGACGCCAGCAAGCCCCGCCTCATTGTTTCACCCTCCGGGGAGAGCCAAAAGTCTGCTTCGCTTTTCGCCGTCCGGGGTGGAATGGGAAGGGAGGCGACCGGCAGCGAGTGCCCCTTAAGCACCCGCCGCTTTAAACTGAGGCTGGCAAGCGCAGACAACCCGCCCTCCCCGTCTGGACGCAACAGCCCAGGAACGGGAGGGGGGACAGGGTCCGGGCCCGTGTGGACCTCCGGGAGCGAGGCTTCGGGGTCAGTGCGGGGACCGCCCCCCGCTGGCCGAGGCAGGCAGGGCGGGCATCCAGGAGCGTGCCCCGGCGTCATCGCGGGTTTTTGAACACATCCCCTTCCTGGATCCGGGTCAGCCTCCCCCCTGCCTCAGCGGGCGGCCACGCGCCCCGCGGCCATGGTCTGGCACATGCGCTCGGCAAGGACCCCGGCCAAGGCGTAAACATCCGGGGTCGGGTCCGGCCGGGTTTCGGTGACGATGAGGTCAATGACCGGCCGGGGGGTGGCCCTCAGGGCATCCGAGAGATACCACAGCAAATGCCCGCTTCTCACCTCCACCACCCTCAGGTCCACCTGCAGGGCGGTGGTGCCCACGGTGCCGCCGTCCAGGAAATAAGGGGCCTCGCCCAGGAGCAGGAGATCCACCCCCTCCTGACGGCCCACCGCCAGGGCCTCCGCCAGGCTGCCATAGGCCCGGGGAATGAAGACCACCTCCCGAAACGGCCGGGTGGCCAGGAGGCGCTGATAAAAGACCTGGCTGAGGGGGTGACCCACTTCCGGCAGGTGGGGCGGAGGCCGGAAGAGCAGCACTCCCACCCGCTGGCTGCGGTAAGCGTTTGTGGGAGGGGAGACCAGCACGGTGCGGCGCTGATCCAGGGTGGGCGCGGCCAGGGGGGCCGGATTGAGGGACGGGGCGGGAAAGGTGCGGGTCTGCCAAGTAGAGCCGCATCCCAGCCAGCCTCCGGCCACCGACGCCAGCCACATCAGAATCAGCAGGGCCTTCATGGGCCAGCTCCTCCTTTCCATGACCACAGAACCTCTTTATGAGACCGTTGCGGCAGTGATTTCCGGGGGGAAAGCGGGGGCAATGGAACCAGCGCCCTCACCTCACCCCCTCCTCCCCCCTCTGGGGATTGGGGGAAATCACGGCCAATGCTTTGAAAACATTATAAAATTCGTTAGGTTGGAGGGTGGGGCTGAGAGAACAGCAGGGCTGTGCGAACCCTGGCCCCCTTTACCCCAGCCCTCTTTATTTTTTTCAGTTTGCAAAAGGCGCGCCGGGACGGAGGGCGGTCACGGAAAAGCCTTTTATCTGGAACTCCCTGGATTTTTCCGGTATTCTCGTCTCAAGTCGCCGATCCCACCGGGAGGATGCAGATGACCTTTATCCTGCTCGGCATTTTTCTCTTCATCGCGCTGGCCATCCTGGGGCAAAAATTTCCCCAGGTAAGCCAGTACCGCTGGTGGCTGGCGATCCCCCTGGCCTTGGTGCTGGTCGTCATGGCCATGGTGAAGATCATCCCGCCGGGACATGTGGGCGTCCTGGTGCTTCTGGGAAAGGTCCACGGCGTCATCCCTGAGGGCCTCCACCTGGTCAATCCGCTGGTGAATGTGGAGCTGATGAGCGTGCGCACCCAGGAGGTCTTTGAACATGCGGAGGTGCCCTCCAAGGAAGGCCTCAACATGGTGGTGGATGTCTCCCTCCTTTTCCACCTCAATCCGGACGCCGCCATGCAGGTCTACCGGCAACTGGGCCCCCGCTACCGGGAGGTGCTGGTCATTCCCCAGTTCCGCTCCGCCATCCGCAGTGTCACGGTGCGCCATGAAGCCAAGGATCTGTACACCGCCGGCCGGGAGATCATCACCAATGAAATGCTCCGGATCCTGGAGGAGGAGTTGTCTCCCCGGGGGTTGAAGGTGGAGTCGGTGCTCATGCGGCGCATGATTCTGCCCAAGGCCATTGAGGAGGCCATCAACGCCAAGCTGGCGGCGGAGCAGGATGCCCAGCGCATGCGCTTCGTGCTGGAGAAGGAGCGGCAGGAGGCGGAGCGCAAGCGGGTGGAGGCCCAGGGCATCCAGGATTTCCAGCGCATCATCTCCATGGGCTTAAATGAGCAGCTCCTGCGCTGGAAGGGGATTGAGGCCACCGAACACCTGGCCAAATCCCCCAATGCCAAGGTCGTCATTGTGGGAGGCAAGGACGGCCTGCCCTTGATTCTCAATACCGGCGAGGGCAGGTAGGGATGGCTTCGGGCCAAGGGGGAGGAATGCGGATGCTGCGACTTTTTCATTCACACAGGCGGAGGGCAGCGGGGCTCTCTATGCTGCTGCTCACTCTCGCCGCGGGGTGCGCCCTGCCGCCGCCGGAGCCCCTGCCCCTGGACGCCCGGGCGGCCCGCCAGACCCTGGACCGCTGGAACCCCCAATACTCCAAGGTGGTGGAGTTTTACGGCTTTCACGATCCGGGGGGCGGTCACACCCGGGTGGCCTATGTGCTCCTGGCCGCGCCCGGAGACCCGGCGGGAAAACCCATTGTCTTTGAGGCCACCTTCAAGCTTCTGACCCGGCCGGACGGCCGCCAGCAGTGGTTTCTCACCAGCCTGGTCAATCACAGCGGCGGCCTTACCCGCCGCCAGGGCTGGGACAACCTCCTGGTGCCGGTGGAAGCCGAAGGCCGCTGAGCCGCCGGTGAGAATAACGTGGGACCATCGCAGAAACCCTCCCGGTAAGGGAGCCGCGGGAAGGGCGCCATAGCATCCTCAGCGCCTTTCTCTGACCTCCTGCCTTTTCAGGGGATCCATGGGGTGAATTTCATATCGTCAAGTTAAGGAAGCGGAAGGGGAAACGGGGGAAGCGGCAAGTTCGCCAAGTCCATCCCCACACGGGCGGAAGCGCTGTTTTAATAAATCATGGTCCCTGCCTTTTCCATTGACCCGGCGGCCGAGGGATCGACTGACGTGGCGGCAGGCCTCAGCCCGGGAGGCGGGAGAAAGGGCGCATGTATCGCCTCCGGTTTCATGGCCGGGGCGGCCAGGGCATCAAAACCGCCGGCCGCATCCTGGGCACCGCCTTTTTCCGGGCGGGCTTTGAGGTGCAGGACGCGCCCCGCTATGGGGCCGAACGCCGGGGCGCGCCCATCTTTGCCTACGTCCGGGCCGCCCGCCGCCCCATCGGGGAGCGGGGCATCATCCGGCGGCCGGATCTGGTGGCGGTGGCCGACGATACCCTGGTGACCATCCCTGGGGCGGGGGTGCTGGCGGGAGTGGCCCCCCATACCGTGCTGCTCCTCAGCAGTTCCACCCCGGCCGCGGTCTGGCGGGAGCGGCTTAAGCCCCCCGGCCTGCTCCTCACCCTGCCCCTGGGGGAGGTATGGGAGCCGGCTGCGGAGCGCTTTCTGGGCGCCACCCTGGCCGGGGCCGCCGCCCGCCTGGTGGGGGTGATTCCCCGGGAGGCGCTCTCTGCGGCCATTGCCGAGGAGCTGGCCCCTTTGGGCCCCGCCCTGGTGGCGGAAAACCAGGCCCGGGCCCTGGCTGCCTTTGATCTCCTGGCGGAACACGCCGGCTGCGTCATTGAGGGGCCGGAA is a genomic window of Desulfobaccales bacterium containing:
- a CDS encoding endonuclease III domain-containing protein; this encodes MKALYDRLLDAFGPQGWWPGETPFEVALGAILTQNTNWQNVARVLENLKARGLLDPFRLYELPAAELAALLRPAGYYNVKAERVRHFLAFLLERAGGSLARLAEEPLEALRPALLTVKGVGPETADSILLYALNKPTFVVDAYTLRVLSRHALVPERLPYEDLRRLFMDHLPPEVPLYQEFHALLVRLGKEFCRPRPRCAGCPAAGWPQLQLRNISGPVIA
- a CDS encoding prohibitin family protein, with product MTFILLGIFLFIALAILGQKFPQVSQYRWWLAIPLALVLVVMAMVKIIPPGHVGVLVLLGKVHGVIPEGLHLVNPLVNVELMSVRTQEVFEHAEVPSKEGLNMVVDVSLLFHLNPDAAMQVYRQLGPRYREVLVIPQFRSAIRSVTVRHEAKDLYTAGREIITNEMLRILEEELSPRGLKVESVLMRRMILPKAIEEAINAKLAAEQDAQRMRFVLEKERQEAERKRVEAQGIQDFQRIISMGLNEQLLRWKGIEATEHLAKSPNAKVVIVGGKDGLPLILNTGEGR
- a CDS encoding glycosyltransferase family 9 protein, with protein sequence MKRRKAAASLLQPFANRGLINLMPSFNEYFKTFIKDIGYLIYRFLGFFVKRKEGHKKICGNESIIFISCFYIGDCLFLTPIYRELKQRFPKINITVIINDFSAFSLLQNNPYIDNLILVNNYPQALSFVIKNLNAKYDILIDYSTLFWWSFVFRFLRAKLRVARQNQHQVGHFLLHDFSWLHDQVIPYKGQYIVDYYAEIMEELSVTIPHRQMEIHLPPLEIHQTLLTFHLKERSYIILHPGARNRENLWYRWPELIRLLQNDYPQFTLLLTGTRQDADCLGEMLSSPVFSDPRVFPLLGKTTLRELAALIAGCEVFIGGDTGASHMAIALGKPTVMLFGRADAHLYAPKHHNVKIIHGTTDCYPCYTYEKIYYHCPYDKSVCMESISPGSVIRAVAELLPHRQNHPISPREFSVHHD
- a CDS encoding ASKHA domain-containing protein gives rise to the protein MTKRITFLPYDLTVEVEEGANLLKAALAAGVHINASCGGAGVCGKCRVILEAGKVDCPETTLLTREEWQQGYRQACQCRVLSDVVVRIPPESLLDKRTITRRRAGLSLRPAPIDIPALKAQGLYDPAFQKKFLQLPPPSLADNLCDLSRLEGGLARQHGLNNLTLDFLLVRKLARVMRQENFAVTATLDFAQRRSRNPRLVNLEAGDTTARHYALAVDIGTTTVWVQLLDLAQGEIIGQAADYNGQMAYGDDVISRILYSQKEGGLATLQKAVVTTLNRIIAGLLKKHRLAAEDISHLTLAANTTMTHLFYAIDPKYIRLSPYTPTACHIPPVRARHLGLELPEHVFIYCVSSVSSYVGGDIVSGVLASGIYKEPKLTLYIDIGTNGEIVIGNQEWLACAACSAGPAFEGGGIRAGMRAAKGAVEEVTINPETYEPMFMTIDMAKPKGICGSGLINLLAALMEAGIVLPNGKFRDDLNTPRLRDSENGREYVLAWGSDTDSGEDLTLSELDIDNLMRAKAAMFAGYLTLLDSVGLKLSDLQQVILAGAFGSFINLENAITIGLLPDLPRDCFQFVGNASLMGATLLAFSRELLEEERRVADMMTNFELSEVPSYMDQYISALFLPHTKADYFPTITARLKAGR
- a CDS encoding radical SAM protein, which gives rise to MSFLFGPVPSRRLGRSLGVDLVPPKTCCFDCVYCEVGPTTHLTVSRRAFMSPQAILEELDTYLRENPTAPEVITLAGSGEPTLNAGLGEIIAGIKALTDLPVALLTNGALLHLPEVRREAAQADLVLPSLDTAIEATFRRINRPHPRLSLPQIISGLMAFRREFAGRLWLEVMLLRGVNDTEAELAALRREIVRVRPDKVQLNTAVRPVVEDWAKPLSPEEMAQAAAFLGGEVEVEIIAAAERVSETLPRLSDEACLEMLARRPMTARDLAQALGVAPEEVAARLAKLARRGLVKLEKHYQEAFYRTAKSAAAR
- a CDS encoding TetR/AcrR family transcriptional regulator; protein product: MRDGHRTKERITRSALRLFVEKGITEATVRDISQAAGVAEGTLYRHFVSKEDLAWELFAGNFMAFARELEELARGKDGFQARLAAMVRRFCEFFDRDPLLFSYLLLAQHAQLHKVTEDMANPVTVVRELVARGMAEGEVPRCDPEVAAAMVLGVVLQVAVFKIYGRVRRDLSELADELTQACFRVLRVPA
- a CDS encoding flavodoxin family protein, translating into MKVLAISGSPRPRGNTYTLLTHALDILASGGLETQYVSLHDKEIRPCLACEKCATDKNRCAQEDDFNELYQLMAAADALLVGSPVYFGSATPNLMALLDRAGYVARMGDNPFHRKVGSPIVVARRAGVNFTYAQLLFFFIISGMIVPGSTYWPIAYGRTPGEVTKDEEGLKTITDLAHNLAWLLKKLA
- a CDS encoding 2-oxoacid:acceptor oxidoreductase family protein, whose translation is MYRLRFHGRGGQGIKTAGRILGTAFFRAGFEVQDAPRYGAERRGAPIFAYVRAARRPIGERGIIRRPDLVAVADDTLVTIPGAGVLAGVAPHTVLLLSSSTPAAVWRERLKPPGLLLTLPLGEVWEPAAERFLGATLAGAAARLVGVIPREALSAAIAEELAPLGPALVAENQARALAAFDLLAEHAGCVIEGPEPSAVAYERPRWVELTPEEADLAAPAIHAPATSEAVPTGLWRVVRPVVDLSRCRRCAWICSTLCPDGTISVDAEGFPVIDYHHCKGCLVCASSCPAHAIQAVPERQAASG